Proteins encoded by one window of Cyanobium sp. NS01:
- the ruvX gene encoding Holliday junction resolvase RuvX: MPPEALAAGRRRQAPRPRSVLAVDVGRRRIGLAGCDPLGLTVSPLPALARGRFAVDLTRLQPLIATRRVEALVVGLPLDSAGQPTEQCRHCRRYGEQLAKATGLPLAWVNEHGSSWSAAERHGLHGDRSGALDSAAAQLLLEQWLQEGPEPAMQAPVERATIARGAESHVAPS, encoded by the coding sequence ATGCCCCCTGAGGCGCTCGCCGCAGGCAGGCGGCGGCAGGCCCCGCGCCCCCGCTCGGTGCTGGCGGTTGATGTGGGCCGCCGTCGCATCGGCCTGGCCGGCTGCGACCCGCTGGGCCTCACCGTGAGCCCCCTGCCGGCCCTGGCCCGGGGGCGCTTTGCGGTTGACCTGACCCGCCTGCAACCCCTGATCGCGACGCGGCGGGTCGAGGCCCTGGTGGTGGGCCTTCCCCTCGACAGCGCTGGCCAGCCCACCGAGCAGTGCCGCCACTGCCGCCGCTACGGCGAGCAGCTGGCCAAAGCCACCGGCCTGCCCCTGGCCTGGGTGAACGAGCACGGCAGCAGCTGGTCGGCGGCCGAGCGCCATGGCCTCCACGGCGACCGCTCCGGTGCCCTCGACAGCGCGGCCGCCCAGCTGCTGCTGGAGCAGTGGCTGCAGGAGGGTCCGGAACCCGCCATGCAGGCGCCGGTGGAGCGGGCGACCATCGCCAGGGGCGCGGAGTCCCACGTTGCACCATCCTGA
- a CDS encoding F420-0:Gamma-glutamyl ligase, whose protein sequence is MFLAAVFKIVLVLALLLGLLLLWLELRHRLRPASPLRLSADGFTVERSPADLPGGYRVSGTITIRNPHPRMEVFVPELELRPTLLGRGDLAGVQLLSRVRADHPDEEGRADGYWAAYIVKGRKATSARLSLELRPGPGQDLDALLDTLWLEVLWVNYGPFGRLWRRDGILVPLRLPTPVEPATATWRAGERCAVLPVRTHLLGSLDDAEAVLRRYAGALLQPGDVLTLGETPLAVMQGRYQHPEMVTPSGLARLLCRVFHPTSSLATACGLQTLIDLVGPARVLGAWLVGTALKLVGSKGWFYRLAGEQARLIDDVTGTTPPYDQTIVLGPHQPEVFCARMAAALGVAVAVVDVNDLGRVKVLASSSGCDETLLQRALRPNPAGNANERTPVVLVRPA, encoded by the coding sequence TTGTTCCTCGCTGCCGTGTTCAAGATCGTCCTGGTGCTGGCCCTGCTGCTGGGGCTGCTGCTGCTGTGGCTGGAGCTGCGCCACCGGCTGCGGCCGGCGTCTCCTCTGAGGCTCAGCGCCGATGGATTCACCGTGGAGCGTTCCCCCGCCGATCTGCCGGGGGGCTACCGGGTGAGCGGCACGATCACGATCCGCAACCCCCACCCCCGCATGGAGGTGTTCGTGCCCGAGCTGGAGCTGCGCCCCACCCTGTTGGGTCGCGGCGACCTGGCCGGCGTGCAGCTGCTCAGCCGGGTGCGTGCTGACCATCCCGACGAGGAGGGCCGCGCCGATGGCTACTGGGCCGCCTACATCGTCAAGGGCCGCAAGGCCACCAGCGCGCGCCTCAGCCTTGAGCTGCGCCCCGGACCCGGCCAGGACCTCGACGCCCTGCTCGACACCCTCTGGCTCGAAGTGCTGTGGGTCAACTACGGCCCGTTCGGCCGCCTCTGGCGCCGGGACGGAATTCTGGTGCCGCTGCGGCTGCCCACCCCGGTGGAGCCCGCCACCGCCACCTGGCGTGCAGGGGAACGCTGTGCAGTGCTGCCCGTGCGCACCCACCTGCTCGGCAGCCTCGATGACGCCGAGGCCGTGCTGCGTCGCTACGCCGGTGCCCTGCTCCAGCCAGGTGACGTGCTCACCCTGGGGGAGACCCCCCTGGCGGTGATGCAGGGCCGCTACCAGCACCCGGAGATGGTCACACCCTCAGGCCTGGCGCGGCTGCTCTGCCGGGTGTTCCACCCCACCAGTTCCCTCGCCACCGCCTGCGGGCTGCAGACCCTGATCGACCTGGTGGGCCCGGCCCGGGTGCTGGGCGCCTGGCTGGTGGGCACGGCCCTCAAGCTGGTGGGCTCCAAGGGCTGGTTTTACCGGCTGGCCGGCGAACAGGCCCGCCTCATCGACGACGTGACCGGCACCACGCCCCCCTACGACCAGACGATCGTGCTGGGGCCCCACCAGCCGGAAGTCTTCTGCGCCCGCATGGCGGCGGCCCTGGGGGTGGCGGTGGCCGTGGTGGACGTGAACGACCTGGGCCGGGTGAAGGTGCTGGCCTCCAGCAGTGGCTGCGACGAGACCCTGTTGCAGCGCGCCCTGCGCCCCAACCCGGCGGGCAATGCCAACGAACGCACCCCCGTGGTGCTGGTGCGGCCGGCCTGA